A region from the Dehalococcoidia bacterium genome encodes:
- a CDS encoding aminopeptidase P family protein → RRYLSGFTGSAGHLLVSAKRAVLATDFRYWEQAQQQAPDFELVKVLGGLETWLPQALGDTGARRVAYEAANMTMALYNLVVETIKKMESPQRPEFTPTQDLVEELRTLKDAGEYAAIERAVRCADDAFTAVAAQLRPGMTEQEVAWKLEQHMREHGAESVSFDTIVAAGPNGAMPHHHPSERRIQKGEPVVIDMGARADGYCSDMTRTVILGKADKQFKKVYDIVLGAQMTAAETVQAGMTGHDGDALARSVIEKAGFGEAFGHGLGHGVGLAVHENPRVGRNSKDVLTDGMVFTIEPGIYIPGWGGVRIEDIVTMEKGRARGVTRAPKGAAAEL, encoded by the coding sequence CGCCGCTACCTGTCGGGGTTCACCGGATCGGCGGGCCACCTGCTCGTCTCGGCCAAGAGGGCGGTGCTGGCGACCGACTTTCGCTACTGGGAGCAGGCGCAGCAGCAAGCGCCTGACTTTGAGCTGGTCAAGGTGCTCGGCGGCCTTGAGACGTGGCTCCCGCAAGCCCTCGGCGACACGGGAGCGCGGCGCGTCGCGTACGAGGCGGCCAACATGACGATGGCGCTCTACAACCTGGTCGTGGAGACCATCAAGAAAATGGAGAGTCCGCAGAGGCCGGAGTTCACGCCGACCCAGGACCTGGTGGAGGAGCTGCGCACCCTCAAGGACGCCGGTGAATACGCCGCCATCGAGCGGGCGGTCCGGTGCGCCGACGACGCGTTCACCGCGGTGGCCGCGCAGCTCCGGCCGGGCATGACCGAGCAGGAGGTCGCCTGGAAGCTGGAGCAACATATGCGGGAGCACGGCGCGGAGAGCGTGTCCTTTGACACCATTGTCGCCGCCGGGCCGAACGGGGCCATGCCGCACCACCACCCGTCGGAGCGGCGCATCCAGAAGGGCGAGCCTGTCGTCATTGACATGGGCGCGCGCGCGGACGGGTACTGCTCGGACATGACGCGCACGGTGATACTGGGGAAGGCGGACAAGCAGTTCAAGAAGGTCTATGACATCGTGCTGGGCGCGCAGATGACGGCGGCGGAGACGGTGCAGGCGGGCATGACCGGCCACGACGGCGACGCCCTGGCGCGCTCGGTCATCGAGAAGGCCGGATTCGGCGAAGCCTTCGGGCACGGCCTGGGCCACGGGGTCGGCCTGGCCGTCCACGAAAACCCCCGCGTGGGCCGCAACTCCAAGGACGTCCTGACCGACGGCATGGTGTTTACGATAGAGCCGGGCATCTACATCCCCGGCTGGGGCGGCGTGCGCATTGAGGACATCGTGACGATGGAGAAGGGCCGGGCGCGCGGCGTGACCCGTGCGCCCAAGGGCGCGGCGGCAGAGCTGTAG